From one Papio anubis isolate 15944 chromosome 12, Panubis1.0, whole genome shotgun sequence genomic stretch:
- the CDC42BPG gene encoding serine/threonine-protein kinase MRCK gamma isoform X1: MHAHTNLCPGVDRRRMYPVHRLESCTEFLAHRPHLTQDTHRPSCVSPTDTLAVCFSFLSDALRHTAHGETQRTLQTTPTALSLQNTQISSPFVSKVKELRLQRDDFEILKVIGRGAFGEVAVVRQRDTGQIFAMKMLHKWEMLKRAETACFREERDVLVKGDSRWVTTLHYAFQDEEYLYLVMDYYAGGDLLTLLSRFEDRLPPELAQFYLAEMVLAIHSLHQLGYIHRDVKPDNVLLDVNGHIRLADFGSCLRLNTNGMVDSSVAVGTPDYISPEILQAMEEGKGHYGPQCDWWSLGVCAYELLFGETPFYAESLVETYGKIMNHEDHLQFPPDMPDVPASAQDLIRQLLCRQEERLGRGGLDDFRNHPFFEGVDWERLASSIAPYIPELRGPMDTSNFDVDDDTLNHPGTLPPPSHGAFSGHHLPFVGFTYTSGSHSPESSSEAWAALERKLRCLEQEKVELSRKHQEALHAPTDHRELEQLRKEVQTLQERLSELLRDKASLSQLDGPTPGSPGQDSDLRQELDRLHQELAEGRAGLQAQEQELCKAQGQQDKLLQRLQEAQEREAATAIQTQALSSQLEEARAAQRELESQVSSLSRQVMQLQGQWEQRLEESSQAKTIHTASETNGMGPPESGPQEAQLRKEVAALREQLEQAHSHRPSGKEEALCQLQEENRRLSREQERLEAELAQEQESKQRLEGERRETESNWEAQLADILSWVNDEKVSRGYLQALATKMAEELESLRNVGTQTLPARPLDHQWKARRLQKMEASARLELQSALEAEIRAKQGLQERLTQVQEAQLQAERRLQEAEKQSQALQQELTMLREELRARGPGDTKPSNSLIPFLSFRNSEKDSAKDPGISGEATRHGGEPELRPEGRRSLRMGAVFPRVPTANTASTEALPAKPGSHTLRPRSFPSPTKCLRCTSLMLGLGRQGLGCDACGYFCHTTCAPQAPPCPVPPDLLRTALGVHPETGTGTAYEGFLSVPRPSGVRRGWQRVFAALSDSRLLLFDAPDPRLSPPSGALLQVLDLRDPQFSATPVLASDVIHAQSRDLPRIFRVTTSQLAVPPTTCTVLLLAESEGERERWLQVLGELQRLLLDARPRPRPVYTLKEAYDNGLPLLPHTLCAAILDQDRLALGTEEGLFVIHLHSNDIFQVGECRRVQQLALSPSAGLLVVLCGRGPSVRLFALAELENIEVAGAKIPESRGCQALAAGSILQARTPVLCVAVKRQVLCYQLGPGPGPWQRRIRELQAPATVQSLELLGDRLCVGAAGGFALYPLLNEAAPLALGAGLVPEELPPSRGGLGEALGAVELSLSEFLLLFTTAGIYVDGAGRKSRGHELLWPAAPMGWGYAAPYLTVFSENSIDVFDVRRAEWVQTVPLKKVRPLNPEGSLFLYGTEKVRLTYLRNQLAEKDEFDIPDLTDNSRRQLFRTKSKRRFFFRVSEEQQKQQRREMLKDPFVRSKLISPPTNFNHLVHVGPANGRPGARDASRALEEKGRVSRGSSGPQRPHSFSEALRRPASMGSEGLGGDADPMKRKPWTSLSSESVSCPQGSLSPATSLMQVSERPRSLPLSPELESSP, translated from the exons CCAGCCCCTTCGTATCAAAGGTGAAAGAACTGCGTCTGCAGAGAGATGACTTTGAAATCTTGAAGGTGATCGGCCGAGGAGCCTTTGGGGAG GTCGCCGTGGTGAGGCAGAGGGACACTGGGCAGATTTTTGCCATGAAAATGCTGCACAAGTGGGAGATGCTGAAGAGGGCTGAG ACAGCATGTTTCCGGGAGGAGCGGGATGTGCTTGTGAAAGGGGACAGCCGTTGGGTGACCACTCTGCACTATGCCTTCCAAGACGAGGAATACCTG TACCTTGTGATGGACTACTATGCCGGCGGGGACCTCCTGACGCTGCTGAGCCGCTTTGAGGACCGTCTCCCGCCTGAGCTGGCCCAGTTCTACCTGGCTGAGATGGTGCTGGCCATCCACTCACTGCACCAGCTGGGTTATATCCACAG GGACGTCAAGCCAGACAATGTCCTGCTGGATGTGAACGGGCACATTCGCCTGGCTGACTTCGGCTCCTGCCTGCGTCTCAACACCAATGGCATG gTGGATTCATCAGTGGCAGTAGGGACGCCGGACTATATCTCCCCTGAGATCCTGCAGGCCATGGAGGAGGGCAAGGGCCACTATGGCCCACAGTGTGACTGGTGGTCGCTTGGAGTCTGCGCCTATGAACTGCTCTTTGGGGAGACGCCCTTCTATGCTGAGTCCTTGGTGGAAACCTACGGCAAGATCATGAACCACGAG GACCACCTGCAGTTCCCCCCGGACATGCCTGACGTGCCAGCCAGCGCCCAAGACCTGATCCGCCAGTTGCTGTGTCGCCAGGAGGAGCGGCTGGGCCGTGGTGGGCTGGACGACTTCCGGAACCATCCTTTCTTCGAAGGCGTGGACTGGGAGCGGCTGGCGAGCAGCATAGCCCCCTATATTCCTGAGCTGCGGGGTCCCATGGACACCTCCAACTTTGACGTGGATGACGACACTCTCAACCATCCA GGGACCCTGCCACCGCCCTCCCACGGGGCCTTCTCCGGCCACCACTTGCCATTTGTGGGCTTCACCTACACCTCGGGCAG TCACAGTCCTGAGAGCAGCTCTGAGGCCTGGGCTGCCCTGGAGCGGAAGCTCCGGTGTCTGGAGCAGGAGAAGGTGGAGCTGAGCAGGAAGCACCAAG AGGCCCTGCATGCCCCCACTGACCATCGGGAGCTGGAGCAGCTACGGAAGGAAGTGCAGACTCTACAGGAGAGGCTGTCAG AGCTGCTGAGGGACAAGGCCTCCTTGTCCCAGCTGGATGGGCCCACACCTGGTAGCCCAGGTCAGGACAGTGACCTGCGGCAGGAACTTGACCGGCTTCACCAG GAGCTGGCCGAGGGTCGGGCAGGGCTGCAGGCTCAGGAGCAGGAGCTCTGCAAGGCCCAGGGGCAGCAGGACAAGCTGCTTCAGAGGCTGCAGGAGGCCCAGGAGAGAGAGGCGGCCACAGCTATCCAGACCCAGGCCCTGAGCTCCCAGCTGGAGGAAGCCCGGGCTGCCCAGAGGGAG CTGGAGTCCCAGGTGTCCTCCCTGAGCCGGCAGGTGATGCAGCTGCAGGGACAGTGGGAGCAACGCCTTGAGGAGTCTTCCCAGGCCAAG ACCATCCACACAGCCTCTGAGACCAACGGGATGGGACCCCCCGAGAGTGGGCCTCAGGAGGCCCAACTGAGGAAGGAGGTGGCCGCCCTGCGAGAGCAGCTGGAGCAGGCCCACAGCCACAG GCCAAGTGGTAAGGAGGAGGCTCTGTGCCAGCTGCAGGAGGAAAACCGGAGGCTGAGCCGGGAGCAGGAGCGG CTGGAAGCAGAGCTGGCCCAGGAGCAGGAGAGCAAGCAGCGGCTGGAGGGTGAGCGACGGGAGACGGAGAGCAACTGGGAGGCCCAGCTCGCCGACATCCTCAGCTG GGTGAACGATGAGAAGGTCTCAAGAGGCTACCTGCAGGCCCTGGCCACCAAGATGGCAGAGGAGCTGGAGTCGTTGAGGAACGTGGGCACCCAGACGCTCCCTGCCCGGCCACTG GACCACCAGTGGAAGGCGCGGCGACTGCAGAAAATGGAGGCCTCGGCTAGGCTGGAGCTGCAGTCAGCGCTGGAGGCTGAGATCCGTGCCAAGCAGGGCCTGCAGGAGCGGCTGACGCAGGTGCAGGAGGCCCAGCTGCAGGCTGAGCG CCGTCTGCAGGAGGCCGAGAAGCAGAGCCAGGCCCTGCAGCAGGAGCTCACCATGTTGCGGGAGGAGCTGCGGGCCCGAGGGCCAGGGG ACACCAAGCCCTCAAACTCCTTGATTCCCTTCCTGTCCTTCCGGAACTCAGAG AAGGATTCTGCCAAGGACCCTGGCATCTCAGGAGAGGCCACAAGGCATGGAGGGGAGCCAGAGCTGAGGCCAGAGGGCCGACGCAGCTTGCGCATGGGG GCTGTGTTCCCCAGAGTGCCCACTGCCAACACAGCCTCTACAGAAGCTCTTCCTGCTAAG CCCGGCTCACACACCCTGCGCCCCCGGAGCTTCCCATCCCCGACCAAGTGTCTCCGCTGTACCTCGCTGATGCTGGGCCTGGGCCGCCAGGGCCTGGGTTGTGATG CCTGCGGCTACTTTTGTCACACAACCTGTGCCCCACAGGCCCCACCCTGCCCCGTGCCCCCTGACCTCCTCCGCACAGCCCTGGGAGTACACCCCGAAACGGGCACAGGCACTGCCTATGAGGGCTTCCTGTCG GTGCCGCGGCCCTCAGGCGTCCGGCGGGGCTGGCAGCGGGTGTTTGCTGCCCTGAGTGACTCACGCCTGCTGCTGTTTGACGCCCCTGACCCGAGGCTCAGCCCGCCCAGCGGGGCCCTCCTGCAGGTCCTGGATCTGAG GGACCCCCAGTTCTCGGCTACTCCCGTTCTGGCCTCTGATGTCATCCATGCCCAATCCAGGGACTTGCCACGCATCTTTAGG GTGACGACCTCCCAGCTGGCAGTGCCGCCCACTACGTGCACTGTGCTGCTGCTGGCGGAGAGCGAGGGGGAGCGGGAGCGCTGGCTGCAGGTGCTGGGTGAGCTGCAGCGGCTGCTGCTGGACGCACGGCCAAGACCCCGGCCCGTGTACACACTCAAGGAGGCCTACGACAATGGGCTGCCGCTGCTGCCCCACACGCTCTGTGCTGCCATCCTCG ACCAGGATCGACTTGCGCTTGGCACCGAGGAGGGGCTCTTTGTCATCCATCTGCACAGCAATG ACATCTTCCAGGTGGGGGAGTGCCGGCGCGTGCAGCAGCTGGCCTTGAGCCCCAGCGCAGGCCTGCTGGTTGTGCTGTGTGGCCGCGGCCCCAGTGTGCGTCTCTTTGCCCTGGCGGAGCTGGAGAACATAGAGGTAGCAGGTGCCAAGATCCCCGAGTCTCGAGGCTGCCAGGCACTGGCAGCTGGAAGCATCCTGCAGGCCCGCACCCCAGTGCTCTGTGTAGCCGTCAAGCGCCAGGTGCTCTGCTACCAGCTGGGCCcgggccctgggccctggcagCGCCGTATCCGTGagctgcaggcacccgccactgtgcAGAGCCTGGAGCTGCTGGGCGACCGGCTATGTGTGGGCGCTGCCGGTGGCTTTGCGCTCTACCCGCTGCTCAATGAGGCTGCGCCATTGGCGTTGGGGGCCGGTTTGGTGCCTGAGGAGCTGCCACCATCCCGCGGGGGCCTGGGTGAGGCACTGGGTGCCGTGGAGCTTAGTCTCAGCGAGTTCCTGCTACTCTTCACCACTGCTGGCATCTACGTGGATGGCGCAGGCCGCAAGTCTCGTGGCCATGAGCTGTTGTGGCCAGCAGCGCCCATGGGCTGGG GGTACGCGGCCCCCTACCTGACAGTGTTCAGCGAGAACTCCATCGATGTGTTTGACGTGAGGAGGGCAGAATGGGTGCAGACCGTGCCGCTCAAGAAG GTGCGGCCCCTCAATCCAGAGGGCTCCCTGTTCCTCTACGGCACCGAGAAGGTCCGCCTGACCTACCTCAGGAACCAGCTGGCAG AGAAGGACGAGTTCGACATCCCGGACCTCACCGACAACAGCCGGCGCCAGCTGTTCCGCACCAAGAGCAAGCGCCGCTTCTTTTTCCGCGTGTCGGAggagcagcagaagcagcagcgcAG GGAGATGCTAAAGGACCCCTTTGTGCGCTCCAAGCTCATCTCACCGCCTACCAACTTCAATCACCTGGTACACGTGGGCCCTGCCAACGGGCGGCCCGGCGCCAGGGACGCGTCCCGG GCTCTGGAAGAGAAGGGCCGAGTTTCTCGCGGCTCCTCTGGCCCACAGCGGCCCCACAGCTTCTCCGAGGCGTTGCGGCGCCCAGCCTCCATGGGCAGCGAAGGCCTCGGTGGAGACGCAGACCCCA TGAAGAGGAAACCTTGGACATCCCTGTCCAGCGAGTCTGTGTCCTGCCCCCAGGGATCGCTGAGCCCTGCAACCTCCCTAATGCAG GTCTCAGAACGGCCCCGAAGCCTCCCCCTATCCCCTGAATTGGAGAGCTCTCCTTGA
- the CDC42BPG gene encoding serine/threonine-protein kinase MRCK gamma isoform X3, protein MDYYAGGDLLTLLSRFEDRLPPELAQFYLAEMVLAIHSLHQLGYIHRDVKPDNVLLDVNGHIRLADFGSCLRLNTNGMVDSSVAVGTPDYISPEILQAMEEGKGHYGPQCDWWSLGVCAYELLFGETPFYAESLVETYGKIMNHEDHLQFPPDMPDVPASAQDLIRQLLCRQEERLGRGGLDDFRNHPFFEGVDWERLASSIAPYIPELRGPMDTSNFDVDDDTLNHPGTLPPPSHGAFSGHHLPFVGFTYTSGSHSPESSSEAWAALERKLRCLEQEKVELSRKHQEALHAPTDHRELEQLRKEVQTLQERLSELLRDKASLSQLDGPTPGSPGQDSDLRQELDRLHQELAEGRAGLQAQEQELCKAQGQQDKLLQRLQEAQEREAATAIQTQALSSQLEEARAAQRELESQVSSLSRQVMQLQGQWEQRLEESSQAKTIHTASETNGMGPPESGPQEAQLRKEVAALREQLEQAHSHRPSGKEEALCQLQEENRRLSREQERLEAELAQEQESKQRLEGERRETESNWEAQLADILSWVNDEKVSRGYLQALATKMAEELESLRNVGTQTLPARPLDHQWKARRLQKMEASARLELQSALEAEIRAKQGLQERLTQVQEAQLQAERRLQEAEKQSQALQQELTMLREELRARGPGDTKPSNSLIPFLSFRNSEKDSAKDPGISGEATRHGGEPELRPEGRRSLRMGAVFPRVPTANTASTEALPAKPGSHTLRPRSFPSPTKCLRCTSLMLGLGRQGLGCDACGYFCHTTCAPQAPPCPVPPDLLRTALGVHPETGTGTAYEGFLSVPRPSGVRRGWQRVFAALSDSRLLLFDAPDPRLSPPSGALLQVLDLRDPQFSATPVLASDVIHAQSRDLPRIFRVTTSQLAVPPTTCTVLLLAESEGERERWLQVLGELQRLLLDARPRPRPVYTLKEAYDNGLPLLPHTLCAAILDQDRLALGTEEGLFVIHLHSNDIFQVGECRRVQQLALSPSAGLLVVLCGRGPSVRLFALAELENIEVAGAKIPESRGCQALAAGSILQARTPVLCVAVKRQVLCYQLGPGPGPWQRRIRELQAPATVQSLELLGDRLCVGAAGGFALYPLLNEAAPLALGAGLVPEELPPSRGGLGEALGAVELSLSEFLLLFTTAGIYVDGAGRKSRGHELLWPAAPMGWGYAAPYLTVFSENSIDVFDVRRAEWVQTVPLKKVRPLNPEGSLFLYGTEKVRLTYLRNQLAEKDEFDIPDLTDNSRRQLFRTKSKRRFFFRVSEEQQKQQRREMLKDPFVRSKLISPPTNFNHLVHVGPANGRPGARDASRALEEKGRVSRGSSGPQRPHSFSEALRRPASMGSEGLGGDADPMKRKPWTSLSSESVSCPQGSLSPATSLMQVSERPRSLPLSPELESSP, encoded by the exons ATGGACTACTATGCCGGCGGGGACCTCCTGACGCTGCTGAGCCGCTTTGAGGACCGTCTCCCGCCTGAGCTGGCCCAGTTCTACCTGGCTGAGATGGTGCTGGCCATCCACTCACTGCACCAGCTGGGTTATATCCACAG GGACGTCAAGCCAGACAATGTCCTGCTGGATGTGAACGGGCACATTCGCCTGGCTGACTTCGGCTCCTGCCTGCGTCTCAACACCAATGGCATG gTGGATTCATCAGTGGCAGTAGGGACGCCGGACTATATCTCCCCTGAGATCCTGCAGGCCATGGAGGAGGGCAAGGGCCACTATGGCCCACAGTGTGACTGGTGGTCGCTTGGAGTCTGCGCCTATGAACTGCTCTTTGGGGAGACGCCCTTCTATGCTGAGTCCTTGGTGGAAACCTACGGCAAGATCATGAACCACGAG GACCACCTGCAGTTCCCCCCGGACATGCCTGACGTGCCAGCCAGCGCCCAAGACCTGATCCGCCAGTTGCTGTGTCGCCAGGAGGAGCGGCTGGGCCGTGGTGGGCTGGACGACTTCCGGAACCATCCTTTCTTCGAAGGCGTGGACTGGGAGCGGCTGGCGAGCAGCATAGCCCCCTATATTCCTGAGCTGCGGGGTCCCATGGACACCTCCAACTTTGACGTGGATGACGACACTCTCAACCATCCA GGGACCCTGCCACCGCCCTCCCACGGGGCCTTCTCCGGCCACCACTTGCCATTTGTGGGCTTCACCTACACCTCGGGCAG TCACAGTCCTGAGAGCAGCTCTGAGGCCTGGGCTGCCCTGGAGCGGAAGCTCCGGTGTCTGGAGCAGGAGAAGGTGGAGCTGAGCAGGAAGCACCAAG AGGCCCTGCATGCCCCCACTGACCATCGGGAGCTGGAGCAGCTACGGAAGGAAGTGCAGACTCTACAGGAGAGGCTGTCAG AGCTGCTGAGGGACAAGGCCTCCTTGTCCCAGCTGGATGGGCCCACACCTGGTAGCCCAGGTCAGGACAGTGACCTGCGGCAGGAACTTGACCGGCTTCACCAG GAGCTGGCCGAGGGTCGGGCAGGGCTGCAGGCTCAGGAGCAGGAGCTCTGCAAGGCCCAGGGGCAGCAGGACAAGCTGCTTCAGAGGCTGCAGGAGGCCCAGGAGAGAGAGGCGGCCACAGCTATCCAGACCCAGGCCCTGAGCTCCCAGCTGGAGGAAGCCCGGGCTGCCCAGAGGGAG CTGGAGTCCCAGGTGTCCTCCCTGAGCCGGCAGGTGATGCAGCTGCAGGGACAGTGGGAGCAACGCCTTGAGGAGTCTTCCCAGGCCAAG ACCATCCACACAGCCTCTGAGACCAACGGGATGGGACCCCCCGAGAGTGGGCCTCAGGAGGCCCAACTGAGGAAGGAGGTGGCCGCCCTGCGAGAGCAGCTGGAGCAGGCCCACAGCCACAG GCCAAGTGGTAAGGAGGAGGCTCTGTGCCAGCTGCAGGAGGAAAACCGGAGGCTGAGCCGGGAGCAGGAGCGG CTGGAAGCAGAGCTGGCCCAGGAGCAGGAGAGCAAGCAGCGGCTGGAGGGTGAGCGACGGGAGACGGAGAGCAACTGGGAGGCCCAGCTCGCCGACATCCTCAGCTG GGTGAACGATGAGAAGGTCTCAAGAGGCTACCTGCAGGCCCTGGCCACCAAGATGGCAGAGGAGCTGGAGTCGTTGAGGAACGTGGGCACCCAGACGCTCCCTGCCCGGCCACTG GACCACCAGTGGAAGGCGCGGCGACTGCAGAAAATGGAGGCCTCGGCTAGGCTGGAGCTGCAGTCAGCGCTGGAGGCTGAGATCCGTGCCAAGCAGGGCCTGCAGGAGCGGCTGACGCAGGTGCAGGAGGCCCAGCTGCAGGCTGAGCG CCGTCTGCAGGAGGCCGAGAAGCAGAGCCAGGCCCTGCAGCAGGAGCTCACCATGTTGCGGGAGGAGCTGCGGGCCCGAGGGCCAGGGG ACACCAAGCCCTCAAACTCCTTGATTCCCTTCCTGTCCTTCCGGAACTCAGAG AAGGATTCTGCCAAGGACCCTGGCATCTCAGGAGAGGCCACAAGGCATGGAGGGGAGCCAGAGCTGAGGCCAGAGGGCCGACGCAGCTTGCGCATGGGG GCTGTGTTCCCCAGAGTGCCCACTGCCAACACAGCCTCTACAGAAGCTCTTCCTGCTAAG CCCGGCTCACACACCCTGCGCCCCCGGAGCTTCCCATCCCCGACCAAGTGTCTCCGCTGTACCTCGCTGATGCTGGGCCTGGGCCGCCAGGGCCTGGGTTGTGATG CCTGCGGCTACTTTTGTCACACAACCTGTGCCCCACAGGCCCCACCCTGCCCCGTGCCCCCTGACCTCCTCCGCACAGCCCTGGGAGTACACCCCGAAACGGGCACAGGCACTGCCTATGAGGGCTTCCTGTCG GTGCCGCGGCCCTCAGGCGTCCGGCGGGGCTGGCAGCGGGTGTTTGCTGCCCTGAGTGACTCACGCCTGCTGCTGTTTGACGCCCCTGACCCGAGGCTCAGCCCGCCCAGCGGGGCCCTCCTGCAGGTCCTGGATCTGAG GGACCCCCAGTTCTCGGCTACTCCCGTTCTGGCCTCTGATGTCATCCATGCCCAATCCAGGGACTTGCCACGCATCTTTAGG GTGACGACCTCCCAGCTGGCAGTGCCGCCCACTACGTGCACTGTGCTGCTGCTGGCGGAGAGCGAGGGGGAGCGGGAGCGCTGGCTGCAGGTGCTGGGTGAGCTGCAGCGGCTGCTGCTGGACGCACGGCCAAGACCCCGGCCCGTGTACACACTCAAGGAGGCCTACGACAATGGGCTGCCGCTGCTGCCCCACACGCTCTGTGCTGCCATCCTCG ACCAGGATCGACTTGCGCTTGGCACCGAGGAGGGGCTCTTTGTCATCCATCTGCACAGCAATG ACATCTTCCAGGTGGGGGAGTGCCGGCGCGTGCAGCAGCTGGCCTTGAGCCCCAGCGCAGGCCTGCTGGTTGTGCTGTGTGGCCGCGGCCCCAGTGTGCGTCTCTTTGCCCTGGCGGAGCTGGAGAACATAGAGGTAGCAGGTGCCAAGATCCCCGAGTCTCGAGGCTGCCAGGCACTGGCAGCTGGAAGCATCCTGCAGGCCCGCACCCCAGTGCTCTGTGTAGCCGTCAAGCGCCAGGTGCTCTGCTACCAGCTGGGCCcgggccctgggccctggcagCGCCGTATCCGTGagctgcaggcacccgccactgtgcAGAGCCTGGAGCTGCTGGGCGACCGGCTATGTGTGGGCGCTGCCGGTGGCTTTGCGCTCTACCCGCTGCTCAATGAGGCTGCGCCATTGGCGTTGGGGGCCGGTTTGGTGCCTGAGGAGCTGCCACCATCCCGCGGGGGCCTGGGTGAGGCACTGGGTGCCGTGGAGCTTAGTCTCAGCGAGTTCCTGCTACTCTTCACCACTGCTGGCATCTACGTGGATGGCGCAGGCCGCAAGTCTCGTGGCCATGAGCTGTTGTGGCCAGCAGCGCCCATGGGCTGGG GGTACGCGGCCCCCTACCTGACAGTGTTCAGCGAGAACTCCATCGATGTGTTTGACGTGAGGAGGGCAGAATGGGTGCAGACCGTGCCGCTCAAGAAG GTGCGGCCCCTCAATCCAGAGGGCTCCCTGTTCCTCTACGGCACCGAGAAGGTCCGCCTGACCTACCTCAGGAACCAGCTGGCAG AGAAGGACGAGTTCGACATCCCGGACCTCACCGACAACAGCCGGCGCCAGCTGTTCCGCACCAAGAGCAAGCGCCGCTTCTTTTTCCGCGTGTCGGAggagcagcagaagcagcagcgcAG GGAGATGCTAAAGGACCCCTTTGTGCGCTCCAAGCTCATCTCACCGCCTACCAACTTCAATCACCTGGTACACGTGGGCCCTGCCAACGGGCGGCCCGGCGCCAGGGACGCGTCCCGG GCTCTGGAAGAGAAGGGCCGAGTTTCTCGCGGCTCCTCTGGCCCACAGCGGCCCCACAGCTTCTCCGAGGCGTTGCGGCGCCCAGCCTCCATGGGCAGCGAAGGCCTCGGTGGAGACGCAGACCCCA TGAAGAGGAAACCTTGGACATCCCTGTCCAGCGAGTCTGTGTCCTGCCCCCAGGGATCGCTGAGCCCTGCAACCTCCCTAATGCAG GTCTCAGAACGGCCCCGAAGCCTCCCCCTATCCCCTGAATTGGAGAGCTCTCCTTGA